A region of the Mesoterricola sediminis genome:
ATCAGGGACCTCCCGCTCCTGACCGCCGAGGAGGAGCGCGTCTACGGGCGCCTGTGGCAGAACGACCGCAACCCGGAGGGCCTCCGCATGCTGGTGGAGGGCAACCTCCGCTTCGTCGTGAAGGAGGCGCGCAAGTTCCAGGGCATGGGCCTGGACCTCCTGGACCTCATCTCTGAGGGGAACCTGGGCCTCATCGAGGCCGCCAAGCGGTTCGACCCCGAGCGCGAGAACAAGTTCCTCACCTACGCCTCCTGGTGGGTGCGCCAGGCGATCTTCCACGCCCTGGCCGAGCACGGCAGCAAGATCCGCCTGCCCCAGAAGGTCGCGGGCCACCTGGTGCAGCTCAACCGCATCACCCACCGCCTGGGCCAGGACCTGGGCCGGGCCCCCACGGTGCAGGACATCGTGGCCAACAGCGCCTTCTCCGCCGAGGAGGTGGAGCGGCTCCAGCTCCTGCAGCAGACCACGTCCACGGTGAGCACCGAGCAGGGCATGGGCGAGAGCGACCTCACCCTCGGCGACAGCCTGGAGCAGACCATCGAGCCCAGCGCCATGGAGACGCTGGACCAGGAGTCCTTCCAGGACCAGGTCCGCCTCAGCCTGGGACTGCTCAACGAG
Encoded here:
- a CDS encoding sigma-70 family RNA polymerase sigma factor; this encodes MPQRHLEERSLDKYFDSIRDLPLLTAEEERVYGRLWQNDRNPEGLRMLVEGNLRFVVKEARKFQGMGLDLLDLISEGNLGLIEAAKRFDPERENKFLTYASWWVRQAIFHALAEHGSKIRLPQKVAGHLVQLNRITHRLGQDLGRAPTVQDIVANSAFSAEEVERLQLLQQTTSTVSTEQGMGESDLTLGDSLEQTIEPSAMETLDQESFQDQVRLSLGLLNEKERRIISLHFGLDGGDPMTLERIGQSFDPPISRERVRQIEERAFMKIRERRRALLGQFLRGDRA